From one Spiroplasma endosymbiont of Lasioglossum villosulum genomic stretch:
- a CDS encoding IS30 family transposase, which produces MSYKHLGIDERIYIENQLKFKFKISEIAKNLNRSISTIIREINRNKDNNHYFSLIAQNKAENRKQSHISFHKFKNKNLVKYVQQKLLLGWSPEQIYGRIKNFHKEWVISFKTIYTWIYFGMLDKVTSKNLRRKGKKRKSKENRGKFNGKSIKERDINVNDRITLGHWEGDTIVSSRGKSKSCLITLVERVSRFTLAILVKNRTTKVINKNVSYYLSILPKNIVKTITFDRGKEFSNWQQLEKNLDIKIYFANPYSPWQRGTNENTNGLIREKFPKKFIFSKTNKNEVHKFILSLNQRPRKILNYLSPIEYLDRKII; this is translated from the coding sequence ATGAGTTATAAACATCTTGGCATAGATGAAAGGATTTATATTGAGAATCAATTGAAATTTAAATTTAAAATTAGTGAAATAGCTAAAAATCTTAATCGAAGTATTAGTACTATTATTCGAGAAATTAATAGAAATAAAGATAATAATCATTATTTTTCATTAATTGCACAAAATAAAGCTGAAAATCGAAAACAATCACATATTAGTTTTCATAAGTTTAAAAATAAGAATTTAGTAAAATATGTACAACAAAAATTACTATTAGGTTGATCACCTGAACAAATTTATGGCAGAATTAAAAATTTTCATAAAGAGTGAGTTATTAGTTTTAAAACAATTTATACTTGAATTTATTTTGGAATGCTTGATAAAGTTACTAGTAAAAATTTAAGAAGAAAAGGTAAAAAACGAAAATCTAAAGAAAATCGTGGCAAGTTTAATGGTAAATCAATTAAAGAACGAGATATAAATGTTAATGATCGTATAACACTTGGTCATTGAGAAGGAGATACTATAGTATCATCACGAGGTAAAAGCAAATCATGTTTAATAACTTTAGTTGAAAGAGTATCACGATTTACTTTAGCAATATTAGTTAAAAACAGAACTACTAAAGTTATTAATAAAAATGTTAGTTATTATTTATCAATTCTTCCTAAAAACATTGTTAAAACTATTACTTTTGATCGTGGCAAAGAATTTTCAAATTGACAACAACTTGAAAAAAATTTAGATATAAAAATTTATTTTGCCAATCCATATTCACCTTGACAAAGAGGTACTAATGAAAATACTAATGGTTTAATTAGAGAAAAATTTCCTAAAAAATTTATTTTTTCAAAAACTAATAAAAATGAAGTTCATAAATTTATATTGTCTTTAAACCAAAGACCAAGAAAAATACTAAATTATCTTTCACCAATCGAATATTTGGATAGAAAAATAATTTAG
- a CDS encoding MATE family efflux transporter produces MKMLNKDNLSFYKMALLFMIPICAQSLIETLINLMNNFVVGQFGNDDAIAGVASSSNIYDMVWYIFFAIVATGNIFTAQYLGIKDKKKIQETTNIKLFYTLIFWIFFVVILELFSKQIMGIILGAEDNSHQNAIGIAEEYSKLIAWNYPLLGFAFIMSITMNTCGNVKTPLITSICSLLLNTFLVCILSLPYSGGPQLGIEGLAISLIISRAVECFILLGYLIYKKPIYAPNWNIFKFTKDLHKKYIITFIPLFASQVLFGVSVVMLTALYSHFGDTEVVAGVQIVGSVVAIFYSTFRGYNALVGYAVGSKLGSGELVLAKENAKKILKLSFAISTVIALIILGSAFWVPKVLFPNLSNNAMKLAVWYMAFSAVTYFFINMMQPLFSFLYAGGYTLIISIADLFLIWFIDIFITFALLQWTDLSIKMVIMISCLSKSADFICAYVFYKIIPWNKNIINSKVESVPHPTFEPHG; encoded by the coding sequence ATGAAAATGTTAAACAAAGATAATTTAAGCTTTTATAAAATGGCATTATTATTTATGATTCCAATTTGTGCACAATCTTTAATTGAAACATTAATAAACTTAATGAATAATTTTGTGGTTGGTCAATTTGGAAATGATGATGCTATTGCCGGAGTTGCATCATCAAGTAATATTTATGATATGGTTTGATATATCTTTTTTGCTATTGTTGCTACTGGTAATATTTTTACTGCTCAATATTTAGGTATTAAAGATAAGAAGAAAATTCAAGAAACTACTAATATAAAATTATTTTATACTTTAATTTTTTGAATATTTTTTGTTGTAATATTAGAATTATTTAGTAAACAAATTATGGGAATAATTCTTGGTGCTGAAGATAATTCTCATCAAAATGCTATTGGTATTGCTGAAGAATATAGTAAATTAATTGCTTGAAATTACCCATTGTTAGGTTTTGCTTTTATTATGTCAATTACTATGAATACATGTGGTAACGTTAAAACACCATTGATAACTTCTATTTGTTCATTACTCTTAAATACATTTTTAGTTTGTATTTTATCATTACCATATAGTGGGGGACCACAATTAGGTATTGAAGGATTAGCAATAAGTTTAATTATTTCAAGAGCAGTAGAATGTTTTATATTGTTAGGTTATTTAATTTATAAAAAACCAATTTATGCTCCTAATTGAAATATTTTTAAATTTACAAAAGATTTACATAAAAAATATATTATTACTTTTATTCCTTTATTTGCTAGTCAAGTATTATTTGGTGTTTCAGTAGTAATGTTAACAGCTTTATATTCTCATTTTGGTGATACTGAAGTTGTTGCCGGTGTGCAAATTGTTGGTAGTGTTGTTGCTATTTTTTATTCTACTTTTAGGGGATATAATGCTTTAGTTGGCTATGCTGTTGGTAGCAAGTTAGGTTCAGGAGAACTAGTACTGGCTAAAGAAAATGCTAAGAAGATATTAAAATTGAGTTTTGCTATTTCAACTGTTATTGCTTTAATTATTTTGGGTAGTGCTTTTTGAGTTCCAAAAGTATTATTTCCAAATTTATCTAATAATGCTATGAAACTTGCAGTTTGATATATGGCTTTTTCAGCAGTAACTTATTTTTTCATTAATATGATGCAACCATTATTTAGTTTTCTTTATGCTGGTGGCTATACTTTAATTATTAGTATTGCTGATCTATTTTTAATTTGATTTATTGATATTTTTATTACTTTTGCTTTATTGCAGTGAACTGACTTAAGTATTAAAATGGTAATTATGATTTCGTGTTTAAGTAAATCAGCTGATTTTATTTGTGCTTATGTATTTTATAAAATAATTCCTTGAAATAAAAATATTATTAATTCTAAAGTAGAAAGTGTACCTCATCCGACATTTGAACCACATGGATAA
- a CDS encoding ABC transporter permease: MLAMFQLLFGYFKKSFHSIFFGFIFPIIMLTILLAVLTPGNPNAAQTVLPGLVMSASPVLGIVTLSMTYSDFKQSIIIKRIGATPLKPWQFISSILIFHVILIFIGSFWTLGIGAALYHNQINWELINWGYILLAILLSSIMCSAVGIMVGILASDFKIANAFALLLYLPTSFLSGQYIPYVAIKGQPVLVIIAKIIPFSYPVSIMNRGWNNYGTPNDLINAALFDNYWIPILVSLLWIGALIFGAIMAYKYRRK; this comes from the coding sequence ATGCTAGCAATGTTTCAATTATTATTTGGTTATTTTAAGAAATCTTTCCATAGTATTTTCTTTGGCTTTATTTTCCCTATTATTATGTTAACAATTTTACTTGCTGTATTAACACCTGGTAACCCAAATGCTGCACAAACAGTATTACCGGGGTTAGTGATGTCAGCTTCACCAGTATTAGGAATTGTTACTTTATCAATGACATATTCTGATTTTAAACAATCAATAATTATTAAAAGAATTGGTGCAACACCATTAAAACCATGACAATTTATTAGTAGTATTTTAATATTTCATGTTATTTTAATTTTTATTGGTAGTTTTTGAACATTAGGAATTGGTGCAGCTTTATATCATAATCAGATTAATTGAGAACTAATTAATTGAGGTTATATATTACTAGCAATTCTGCTTTCATCAATTATGTGTTCAGCAGTAGGAATAATGGTTGGTATTCTTGCTTCTGATTTTAAAATTGCTAATGCTTTTGCTTTATTATTATATTTGCCAACATCATTTTTATCGGGTCAATATATTCCGTATGTAGCCATTAAAGGACAACCAGTTTTAGTTATTATTGCTAAAATTATTCCTTTTTCTTATCCCGTTTCTATTATGAATAGAGGATGAAATAATTATGGTACTCCAAATGATTTAATCAATGCAGCACTTTTTGATAATTACTGAATACCGATTTTAGTTAGTTTACTTTGAATTGGAGCATTAATATTTGGAGCAATTATGGCTTATAAATATCGACGTAAATAA
- a CDS encoding ABC transporter ATP-binding protein — translation MKVIKVKNITKSYNGNVVLGPINLEIESGSSVAIFGANGAGKTTLCEIISNTKNASTGEIEYNFNKKDIPYVVGINFQDQVYPNFITVKELINFYHKIYLDKIKPEIFNSMLDKFQLKELYKRKVNSLSGGQRQRVNLFLSLFHQPKIYIGDEISTGLDVKTRIDIINFLQEQISLNNITLILVSHNLDEIQALCKRIIFLKDGQIIDDTTVVEVTKKHGSLLKYYLEKTEISLEITTRKEKK, via the coding sequence ATGAAAGTAATTAAGGTTAAAAATATTACTAAGTCATATAATGGTAATGTTGTACTGGGACCTATTAATTTAGAAATTGAGAGTGGTAGTTCTGTTGCTATTTTTGGTGCTAATGGTGCTGGTAAAACCACATTATGTGAGATTATTAGTAATACTAAAAATGCAAGTACAGGAGAAATTGAATATAACTTTAATAAAAAAGATATTCCATATGTTGTTGGAATAAATTTTCAAGATCAAGTTTATCCTAATTTTATAACAGTTAAAGAATTAATAAATTTTTATCATAAAATTTATTTAGATAAAATAAAACCCGAAATTTTTAATAGTATGTTAGATAAGTTTCAATTAAAAGAATTATACAAACGTAAAGTAAATAGTTTATCGGGTGGTCAAAGACAAAGAGTTAATTTATTTTTATCATTATTTCATCAACCAAAAATTTATATTGGTGATGAGATTTCAACTGGTTTAGATGTTAAAACAAGAATTGATATTATTAATTTTTTACAAGAACAAATTAGTTTGAATAACATTACTTTAATTTTAGTTAGTCATAACTTAGATGAAATCCAAGCTTTATGTAAACGTATTATTTTTTTAAAGGATGGTCAAATTATTGATGATACTACTGTTGTTGAAGTTACTAAAAAACATGGTTCATTATTAAAATATTATTTAGAAAAAACAGAAATATCATTAGAAATAACTACGAGAAAGGAAAAAAAATAA
- a CDS encoding BspA family leucine-rich repeat surface protein: protein MKILIKTLSVLTLATTTGNLTSFLNTIKQNTNITQNKIQQDTIYIDKTGTKVETNKKDLSNIDSKEIIQIGFFENGIREIQAVKMPRIVEKVPDQLPTKITSLSNMFADNLTFDQNISSWNISNIVDMSYMFYDAKKFNQDISKWNTSKVTNMMGMFWNAKKINQNLSAWNVEKVNNFDLFATNSGFDSRSKWPKFKYH from the coding sequence ATGAAAATATTAATCAAAACATTAAGTGTTTTAACACTTGCAACAACCACAGGTAATTTAACTAGTTTCTTAAACACTATCAAACAAAATACTAATATTACACAAAATAAAATACAACAAGATACAATTTATATTGACAAAACAGGAACAAAAGTAGAAACAAATAAAAAAGATTTATCAAATATAGATAGTAAAGAAATTATTCAAATCGGATTTTTTGAAAATGGAATTAGAGAAATTCAAGCTGTTAAAATGCCAAGAATAGTTGAAAAAGTACCAGATCAATTACCAACAAAAATTACTTCTTTAAGTAATATGTTTGCTGATAATCTAACATTTGATCAAAACATATCTTCTTGAAATATATCAAATATAGTAGATATGAGTTATATGTTTTATGATGCAAAAAAATTTAATCAAGATATTTCAAAGTGAAATACTTCAAAAGTAACAAATATGATGGGAATGTTTTGAAATGCAAAAAAAATTAATCAGAACCTTTCAGCATGAAATGTAGAAAAAGTTAATAATTTTGATCTTTTTGCTACTAATTCAGGATTTGATAGCCGAAGTAAATGACCAAAATTTAAGTATCATTAA